From a region of the Lactuca sativa cultivar Salinas chromosome 4, Lsat_Salinas_v11, whole genome shotgun sequence genome:
- the LOC111900917 gene encoding uncharacterized protein LOC111900917: protein MESSRSSSSQHVALDVKEEYTYPYPSNLAAASFISVKLSGRDKYGVWKTQMLCLLKSHGMFGFVNGTLVSPQTSSSVSGKEKVGDDNIHLLWTRSDALVKGWILGSLSEQTLTYVVDRLMEKLHLERNSEDNFSAKHVWDELQTMYAPAVVPQLPPVIEDTLQDEDEKDKTLNLRELYSCAQEEYWSGVEKILSYGRVTVIDKITNNGNTLLHVVVGTSKKRKFLEELLEVTPENTKLTDVRNSDGSTLLHVAAIIGNTEAADILVERDPDLLLAKDNEGQTPLALALSNMHTQTARHLLDHINTEDHIHKDVLFSGATGDGFLVTLISAKDFRFAKDLLGHYKTLDTDAVLMAIAQNFPSEVNKLKRYRGIDKLLRRADGFCTTFCCKIIDRCSPWVFKLIIIPIMFVTYFILVLVMFPLMLVWLLIIKGVETHEAVKLLWDVSKLIKEKNHFSSYHHYYTNPILEATRQNAYELVEQIVYHFPNAIWSTNEDGHNIIQYAVINRSENVYNLLYQMSEHRNIYRTIRDSHGNNLLHLAARLAPNNKLNLISGAALQIQRELQWFKEVEKFICPLSIIQKNYFNETPQMVFTREHKDMVIEGEKWMKSTAESYTITAALIITIVFAAAITVPGGNDQNKGIPIFTNRTAFTIFAISDAISLFAAVTSLLMFLSILTARFAEHDFLFKLPTKLIIGLATLFISTTAMIVAFAATLYLVFGQSNLRILIPIVVLTCLPITSFVTLQFPLVIELMSATYGRSIFGKQKDDIFY, encoded by the exons ATGGAAAGCTCACGCTCAAGCTCTAGTCAACATGTCGCATTGGATGTTAAAGAAGAATACACATACCCATATCCATCAAATCTTGCTGCAGCAAGCTTTATTAGTGTGAAGCTGAGTGGTAGGGACAAATACGGTGTTTGGAAAACACAGATGCTATGTCTCTTAAAGAGTCATGGTATGTTTGGATTCGTTAATGGAACACTTGTAAGCCCTCAAACAAGTAGCAGTGTTTCCGGGAAGGAGAAAGTGGGGGATGACAACATTCACTTACTGTGGACAAGATCAGATGCTCTTGTGAAAGGTTGGATTCTTGGTTCCCTTTCAGAACAAACACTCACGTATGTTGTGGATCGTCTTATGGAAAAACTTCATTTAGAGAGAAATTCAGAAGATAATTTCAGTGCAAAACATGTATGGGATGAACTGCAGACTATGTATGCTCCTGCTGTTGTTCCACAACTGCCTCCTGTTATTGAAG ATACACTACAAGatgaagatgaaaaagacaaaacaTTGAATCTCCGAGAATTGTACAGTTGTGCTCAAGAAGAATATTGGAGTGGGGTTGAAAAGATTTTGAGTTATGGAAGGGTTACAGTGATAGACAAAATCACAAATAATGGCAACACCTTGCTCCATGTAGTAGTTGGTACATCCAAGAAGCGAAAATTCTTAGAGGAATTGTTGGAAGTGACACCAGAGAATACAAAACTAACGGATGTGAGAAATTCAGATGGAAGCACGTTGCTTCATGTTGCTGCTATTATCGGCAACACTGAAGCTGCTGACATCTTGGTGGAAAGGGACCCAGATTTGTTGTTGGCCAAAGACAACGAGGGTCAGACACCATTAGCCTTGGCTCTTTCTAATATGCACACTCAAACAGCCCGACATCTTTTGGATCACATCAATACTGAAGATCATATACATAAGGATGTTCTGTTTTCTGGCGCAACTGGTGATGGTTTTCTAGTTACTCTTATTTCCGCTAAAGATTTCC GCTTTGCAAAAGATCTGCTGGGGCATTACAAAACATTGGATACTGATGCTGTGCTCATGGCTATAGCTCAAAATTTCCCAAGCGAAGTTAACAAGTTAAAAAGATACAGAG GGATTGATAAATTACTTAGGAGAGCAGACGGGTTTTGCACAACCTTTTGCTGTAAAATAATTGACAGATGTTCTCCATGGGTTTTCAAGTTGATAATCATCCCAATCATGTTTG TGACTTACTTCATCCTTGTCCTTGTCATGTTCCCTTTGATGTTAG TGTGGCTACTCATTATAAAGGGAGTAGAAACTCATGAAGCTGTGAAACTGTTGTGGGATGTATCTAAGTTGATAAAGGAAAAAAACCACTTCAGCTCTTACCATCACTATTACACAAATCCAATTCTTGAAGCAACTAGACAAAATGCATACGAGTTAGTAGAACAAATTGTGTATCACTTCCCTAATGCAATTTGGAGTACCAATGAAGATGGTCACAACATTATTCAGTATGCTGTGATAAATCGCTCAGAAAACGTTTACAACCTGCTTTATCAAATGAGTGAACATAGGAATATATATCGAACAATTAGAGACTCTCATGGGAATAACCTGTTGCATCTAGCAGCAAGATTGGCACCTAACAACAAACTCAATCTTATATCGGGGGCAGCTTTACAAATACAACGTGAACTACAATGGTTTAAG GAAGTGGAAAAATTCATTTGTCCTCTAAGCATCATACAAAAGAACTATTTCAACGAAACACCACAAATGGTATTTACTAGAGAACACAAGGACATGGTGATTGAGGGAGAAAAATGGATGAAATCCACTGCGGAGTCCTACACGATTACAGCTGCATTAATCATCACCATTGTGTTTGCAGCAGCTATTACAGTGCCAGGTGGAAATGATCAGAACAAGGGGATACCAATTTTTACCAATCGCACTGCCTTCACAATATTTGCAATATCAGATGCCATATCATTATTCGCAGCTGTTACCTCATTGTTAATGTTTTTGTCGATTCTCACTGCACGTTTTGCTGAGCACGATTTTCTCTTCAAGTTGCCTACAAAGTTGATAATTGGTTTGGCCACATTGTTCATCTCAACAACAGCCATGATAGTAGCTTTTGCTGCAACGTTATATCTTGTATTTGGCCAAAGCAACTTACGAATTCTTATTCCTATAGTTGTGTTGACATGCCTACCAATTACTTCTTTTGTGACCCTGCAGTTCCCTCTTGTCATAGAGTTGATGAGTGCTACATATGGTCGTAGTATTTTTGGTAAGCAAAAAGATGATATCTTTTATTAA